From the Dehalobacter sp. genome, one window contains:
- a CDS encoding phage portal protein, which produces MYSVISDIIKSNSSNPWSLEEIILQEIVDFEGSRERQWMLVGDRYYKVENDVLDRQMIRHTEHGDIEDPTKANNKLAHASVKNLIDEKIGYLLTKEYSLETDNQAYLEKIKNVLGKYFQYTLSGLGYEASNKGKGWLQVYINEQGKFKAMIIPAEQCVPIWTDNSHTELQAMIRFYVQEVFEGKVRRYITKIEYYTSADISFYVIDGDAVIPDVEVNEGGPIPHYKKGEEGKSWGKVPFIAFKNNRIEYPDIRYIKSLADNYDFSRSDVANFIEEVKNLIYVLRGYGGQDLKEFMDDLNYYKAIKIDDPQDGGVDTLNPTIDINAAKEHFEQLKRDINEFGQGVTKDLDKFGSAPSGVALKFLYAGLDLKCNHLEVEFKQAFEQLLYFVNSYLSEAGQGIFQDVDVQLIFNRDIQINETEAITNCMNSESIISDETIIANHPWTTDAQDELKKVKAEKAQKLKEQQASFGMPVNSEGAGDDEGSNE; this is translated from the coding sequence GTGTATAGCGTAATTAGCGATATAATCAAATCCAATAGTTCAAATCCTTGGAGTCTTGAAGAGATTATCCTGCAAGAGATAGTAGACTTTGAAGGTTCGCGGGAAAGGCAATGGATGCTGGTGGGAGATAGATATTACAAAGTTGAAAATGATGTCCTTGATCGTCAAATGATTCGGCATACCGAGCATGGCGATATCGAAGATCCAACCAAAGCAAACAATAAGCTTGCTCATGCCTCAGTCAAGAACTTGATTGATGAGAAAATCGGTTACTTGCTTACAAAGGAATATTCTTTAGAGACAGACAACCAGGCATATCTGGAGAAAATCAAAAATGTACTGGGGAAGTACTTTCAATACACCCTCTCAGGATTGGGATATGAAGCAAGTAACAAGGGCAAAGGATGGCTACAGGTTTATATTAATGAACAAGGTAAGTTTAAAGCAATGATCATCCCTGCTGAGCAATGCGTTCCGATCTGGACAGACAATAGCCATACTGAGCTTCAGGCCATGATTAGATTCTATGTTCAGGAAGTCTTTGAGGGAAAAGTCCGGAGATATATTACAAAAATCGAATATTATACCTCAGCGGATATTAGTTTTTATGTTATAGATGGAGATGCTGTTATTCCGGATGTAGAAGTCAATGAAGGAGGCCCAATCCCTCACTACAAAAAGGGTGAAGAAGGTAAGTCCTGGGGTAAAGTTCCTTTTATTGCCTTCAAAAACAACCGAATTGAGTATCCGGACATTCGTTATATTAAGAGTCTGGCAGATAATTACGATTTTTCCCGGAGTGATGTTGCAAACTTCATCGAAGAAGTCAAAAACCTGATCTATGTATTAAGGGGTTATGGTGGACAAGATCTTAAGGAGTTCATGGATGATCTGAATTATTATAAGGCAATCAAAATTGATGACCCGCAGGACGGCGGGGTCGACACCTTAAACCCGACGATTGATATCAACGCGGCGAAAGAACATTTTGAGCAGTTAAAACGGGATATCAATGAGTTTGGCCAGGGCGTTACGAAAGATTTAGATAAATTCGGCTCAGCTCCGTCCGGGGTTGCACTGAAATTTCTTTATGCTGGATTGGATCTTAAATGCAATCACTTGGAAGTAGAGTTTAAACAAGCTTTTGAGCAGTTACTTTATTTTGTGAATAGTTACCTTTCAGAAGCCGGTCAGGGGATTTTTCAAGATGTTGACGTTCAGTTAATTTTTAACCGAGATATTCAGATCAATGAAACTGAGGCTATTACAAACTGTATGAATTCCGAGAGTATTATTTCCGATGAGACAATTATTGCAAATCATCCTTGGACAACAGATGCACAAGATGAGCTGAAGAAAGTCAAAGCAGAGAAAGCCCAGAAACTAAAAGAGCAGCAGGCTTCTTTTGGTATGCCGGTAAACAGCGAGGGAGCTGGAGACGATGAAGGCTCGAACGAATAG